The following is a genomic window from Bacteroidia bacterium.
GTGTACAAAGGAAACCGTCGCACGTGCATCGCGCTGATTTTTCGAATACCTGCTTAGACAACACGGAACCGGTGTACCGCTACGGCGCACCGGTCTGTTGTATAGAAACCGTCGTCACTGAACACTGAATATGGAGTGATCCTATGGCCAAAATCCGTGGTGATATCAAAATTGACATAGAGAAGTGCAAAGGTTGCGAACTCTGTGTCGTTGCCTGTCCGCAGGAGGCGCTGACACTCGCCAAGGATATCAACAAGCAGGGCTATCATTATGCCGTGCTTATCGAGGATGTCTGTACCGGGTGCACCAATTGCTCTATGGTCTGCCCGGACGCGATCATCACCGTGTACCGCGAAGACAAAAAATCCGGCTCGAAAGTCCCCGTAGCGGAGATCCGCAACGTCACCGGCGATATCCGTATCCAGGTGGGCGTTGAGGAAGCCGCACAGAACTGAACCGGCGCTTCCCGTGACATTAATTCGAACAATCCGCGCATAGCCTGACAAGGAGTTTACCAATTATGGGTGAATTACGACTGATGAAGGGAAACGAAGCGCTCGCAGAAGCGGCGATTCGTGCCGGAATGGATGCCTATTTCGGCTACCCCATCACACCGCAGTCCGAAGTTCTCGAATACCTTACCCGCGAAGCGTATAATCGCACGCAATGCACTATTCTTCAGGCGGAAAGTGAAATCGCCTCCATCAACATGGTGTACGGCGCGGCCGGTGCCGGCCAGCGCGTCATGACCACCTCATCCAGCCCCGGCATCAGTCTCATGCAGGAAGGCATTTCCTACATTGCCGGTGCCGAACTGCCCTGCCTTCTTGCCAATGTCAATCGCGGCGGCCCCGGTTTGGGGACCATTCAACCGTCGCAGGGTGATTATTTCCAGTCGGTCAAGGGTGGGGGACATGGCGACTACCGTCTCATCGTTCTCGCTCCCGCCACCGTTCAGGAAATGGCGGATTTCGTGCTGGATGGCTGGTTGCTCGCGGAGAAATACCGCAATCCCGTTCTCATCCTCACGGACGGGGCGCTGGGACAGATGATGGAAAAAGTGGAATTACGCGATCAGGAGCCACGCGGTAATCGTCCCGTACCCTCCTGGGCGACCGTCGGCAAGGATGCCGGTCGCGAGCGCAACATCATCACTTCGCTGTTCATTCAGCCGGAACAGATGGAACAGGTGAACTTGCGTCTGCAAGCCAAATACCGCGAGATCGAAAAGAATGAGATTCGCGTCCAGGAAATTGAAACCGCCGACGCCGATTTCGTTCTGGTTGCATACGGACTTTCAGCCCGCATCAGCCGCAAGGTCGCCGAAATCCTCCGCGCCGAAGGCATAAAGGTCGGACTCATCCGGCCCATCACACTCTGGCCGTATCCCTATCAAACCATCGCCGACGCTGCCGCACACGCGAAGGGCTTTTTCGTGCTCGAACTCAACGCCGGACAAATGGTCGAAGACGTGCGCCTCGCCGTCAATGGTCGTTGCCCTGTCGAGCAGTACGGCCGTATGGGCGGGATCATTCCCTCGCCCGAGGAAGTGGCGGAGGTCGCCAGGAAGATGTACTCGAAACTCTAGGAGACGACACAGATATGGAACACACCCAGGAAATTGAACACAACTACGAAGGGCTGGATGTCGTCTGTGAACGTCCCTCCACCCTCGTTGACGCGCGCATGCACTACTGCCCCGGCTGCGGCCACGGCGTGGCGCATCGCATCATCATGGAAGCGGTACAGGAACTTGGCATTCAAAGCAACACCGTCGGAGTCGCTCCCGTCGGTTGCTCCGTTTTCGCCTATCACTACATGAACATCGACATGCAGGAAGCAGCGCACGGACGCGCTACGGCCGTGGCCACCGGCATCAAGCGCTGCCTGCCCGACAAATACGTCTTTACCTATCAGGGTGACGGCGATCTCGCAGCCATCGGTACGGGCGAGACACTGCATACCGTCAACCGCGGCGAAAATATTCTCATCGTCTTCATCAACAACGCCATTTACGGCATGACCGGCGGCCAGATGGCTCCGACCACACTGATCGGCCAGAAGACTTCGACATCGCCGTACGGTCGCGAAACGCAGTTCAACGGCAATCCGCTGAAAATCACCGAACTGCTTGCCATGTTGCCCGGTGCGTTCTACGTTACGCGCCAGGCGGTGAATACGCCGGTGAATGTGCGCAAGGCAAAAAAAGCCATCATGAATGGCTTCAAATGGCAGGCCTTGAAAAAAGGTACCTGCTTCGTCGAAATCGTGTCCAACTGCCCGACAAACTGGGGTATGAAGCCCGTCGAGTCCAACAAATGGCTCGAGGAACACATGCTCCCGTTCTTCCCGCTGGGCGATCTGAAAGTACCGTCAAAGGAGGATCTCGAGAATGGTTGAGGAAGTGATTTTCGCAGGCTTCGGCGGCCAGGGTGTACTGTCCATGGGACAGGTGCTCTCCTACGCCGGCATGATCGAGAACCGTGAAGTGTGCTGGATGCCGTCCTACGGACCTGAAATGCGCGGCGGTACGGCAAACTGCATCGTTACCATCAGCTCCAATGAAATCAGCAGCCCCATTATCGGGCGCTTCGACACCGTCGTTGCCTTGAATCAGCCGTCGCTGGACAAATTCCAGGATGCCGTCAAACCCGGCGGCACGCTGATCTACGACAGCACCAACATCATCGATCCTCCCACGCGCACGGATGTGGATATCGTTCCCATTCCGGCGAGCGAGGAAGCGGTGAAGTTGAAAAACACCAAAATCATGAACATGATCGTGCTGGGGGCCTTCATCGAGAAACGGAAAACCGTACAGATTGCCACCGTTCTCGAAGCATTGAAAAAAGTGCTGCCCGAGAGGCACCATCATCTCATTCCACTGAACGAGACCGCCCTCTTGCGTGGCGCCGAACTCGCCCAGTCTTCTGTACCGGTCGCGTAAAGCGAGCAGTAGTTCTGTGAAGAAGGCGGAGGAACAATCTCCGCCTTTTTCCGTTCAAAAAGGCTGTGCTGCCCGAAAAGGGATGCGATTTCGCATTGTTCCCGGTCATTTTCTTCCGTAAGATGGTGGTGTGTAACATTTGGCTGTGTAATGTGTTGTTCTGATATGATGCGACGTTCTACCGCCACGACCACTCTCTTCTTCCTCCTGACGCTCACCATCGCGGCACAGCCCGCGCGTTTCGCTACGCTGTCGCACGACTTCGGTGAAATGGGACAGAATGAGGCTCGCAGCTTCGTGTTCCTTGTCACCAACACCGGGGCGGACGTCCTGCGTCTCACGCCCCCGCGCGCCAGTTGCGGCTGCACCGCGGTGCTGCTGAGCCAGTCGGAATTGCAGCCGGGGGATTCCGCCCGCATCGAAGTGGAATTTCGCAGTGGCCCCGCCATGCTCGGGCCCGTGAATAAATCCGTCCAGGTGGGGCATCTCGTCAACGGCAAGGAGCGCGAGCTCGCCACTTTGCGTATTCAGGCGGACGTGGTCGGCATTGTGCGCTACGATCCCGGTATGATCGAGTTTCGTAGCGTCCTGGGGAAGGAATTCCGCAGCACAGTCCGGCTCATTTCCCGAAGTGAGCAGCCAATTCGTATAACGGAAATCACCCCGGCGCTGATGATGTATGCGGACAGCTCCGACGGCAATACCTATCATGTGGACCATGTGGTGGCGATGCCTTTCGAGGATGTGCGTGTCAAGCCCTCTGCGGAAGAAATCCCTCCCGGCGGGGAAGTGGAACTCGAGTGTGTCTTTACACTCAGGAACAAGGGACAGCTCAACGGCGCCATTCGCGTCGCTCTGGACCGTTCGGAAATTCGCATCCCGGTAGTGGGCGTCATCCTCCGGTCAGGCCCGTAGCTCCCGCGGAGGAGAAGGAAAGGCCCCATTGTCAGAAAAAACCGGAATCGTTATATTTACATATTGATCACAATTTGAACTGGAGATTGTTCAATGAGAACCGCCTCAACCCTGATAGCAGCAGCCCTGCTCATCTTCGGACTCTCCGCCACCGCGCACGCGCAGGCGACGGACAACTCGTGCTTCGCACTCGAAGGCACTTCGGATTACTATTTTGGTGAAATAGATCAAAACGCCACCGTCGAACATACCTTCGTTTTCAAGAACAATTGCGACCGTGTCATCGAAATCGGTTCCGCCCGCGCAAGCTGTGGCTGTACCGCGGCCGTCATTTCGGAGAATTCCATCGCTCCGGGCAAGGAAGCCAAGATTCAGGTCAAGTTCACCCCGCCGAAAGGCACACGCGGCCGTACCACCAAAACAGTGAGTGTGTACCTCAAAGACGAGCAGCAGCCGCATACCGTCATCCGCTTCTCCGCGACCGTACAAACCGACATTGACGTACAGCCGCAGTACATACAGCTCATGGGCGGCGAAGTCGGCAAGGAAATCAGCGGCGTGACGACTGTCAAGAATGTCTCGCAAAAAGAGTTGAACATTGCCGACGTCAGCGTGAGCATGACCACCTATGCCGACACGTCCGGCACGGGCAATGTTGTGGGCCTGCCCCTTACCAACGCGCGCGTCTCACCGGAGCGCTTCACGCTCAAGGCCGGCGAGAGCAGAGACGTGACGGTGTTTGTCACTCCGCAGTACAAAGGTCAGATCAGCGGTGCCGTGCGCCTCAAAGCCGGCGATAACGAGGGCATGATTCAGGTGTTCGGCGTCATTCGCGATGCCACACCGAACCTGCAGCGCAGCGACGCCGGACAAATGTTGAATTCGGCACCCGGACGGTAACGACACCAAGGAGAAAGGATGAAGCGAATTATCCCCGAATACACCGCGCTGATTGATATCATTCAGGACGCTCTGGACAAGGAAAAAGATGCGCAGGCCTTTTATCTGGAGGCCGCCGACATGGCACAGGCCGCCGAGGTGCGCGATTTTCTCCTCGAAATGGCGGAGATGGAACGAAGTCACACCGAGTTGCTCTCCCGCAAACTGGAAGCGCTGAAATCCAATCAGGTCGTGATGGACGGCATACTTTCCAGCTTCGAAGACGATCCGCGTCCGGACGAAGCGGAGTAACGAGGTCATTCCGTACTACGCACAGCGGCTCCCGAGTGGAGCCGCTGTTGTTTTATGCGCGTGCGTGCGGATGCCGCCGGCCAGCTCGCGGTTTCCCGGGATGGAGATGACGCACGGTTCCGGGGCTGCGTCGCGGCGCAATGCGGTGATTCGAGGCGTCGTTCATCCTTGCCCGCTCCGGGCTGTACGCGCACGCTGTGGGGTGTCGCTTGTGTTTCAGGCGACTTTCGTATATTTATATCGTGGAAAGACATGCGACTTTCCACAGCCTCCGCAGTCCACACGAAATGCCCCCACGGGGAAGAACGGATCTCACAAATACATGCGCAGACACACGACGATTGTACCTCCTCACCGCCGCGTTGACGCTCCTGTTTCCTCCATTCCCTCGTCGTTCTGTACAGTGCGTCCGATGAATGTATCGGCGACGTCAACACCGCACGCTGACGAACACGTTCAGTGCTCCACCCGCGTGTATCGGAGCCGTCCGTTGAAGAGCGCAGCGGCGCAATCCATTCGTCCGCTCGACCGCTTTCCGGCCGGGTCAAGGGCTGCTGCCGAACGTAACCGTACGCTCATGGATATGACTACTCATTTCTTCACAATACGATGACACACTATGATCGAAAGCCCAGCCATCCGCGCCCGTGATGTCGACGACATGCTTACGCGGTATCATTTCTCAAGCGAAACCCGCCGTATTATCGAGGAGGAACATCTGCTTCCACCGGCGCTGTTGCATCGCCTGCATTTGAATTTCGCGGAGCAGTCGCGCTTCTTTCGTACCGATGCCTACTACTTTTCAGGGAAGACCTATTACAACGGACTCGCCGGTTTCCGGGAGATTATCGGCGTGCTCACAGCGAATGGCATTGAAATCGGCGATATCACAGAGCGCGAATTCTTCATCGAAGTGTACCGTTTTCTCGCCACCAAGCACGTGCTGAACTCCATCGACTGGAGTAATTACGAGGAAGACACGATGTATCAGCTGGTCTTTCCCCAGCCCGGAATGATTCCCCGTGACGAAGTACAAAAGTACATCAACGCTGCCACGGATGAAGAGCGCCGCATGGTCGTCGAGGAGTACACCCGGAAGACGAATCCGCACGACGGCAAGCAGATGCTCAACAAGCCATGGTTCCTCAATGACGATGGCCAGTTGGAAATCCTGCAGGGCTGCCAGCATAAATATCCGCCCATCGCGCTGATCTTCGATCAATTCACCCAGAATTGCTTCGCCTTCTGCACCTATTGCTTCCGGCATGCGCAGGTGCGCGGGGATGAGGACATGTTCGTGCAGGACGACGTTGAACAATTGCTCATGTATCTCCGTCAGCACAAGGAGATTACCGACATTCTGATCACGGGAGGTGATGGCGGTTTTATTCACTATGATCGCCTTGCCGAGTACGTGCTACCGTTGCTGTCGGATCCGACCTTGGCGCATATACGCACGCTGCGCTTCGGTTCACGCGCGTTGACCTTCCATCCGGAACTGCTTCTGACCGACGAATTCGAGAACATCCTCTCGTTGCTGCAGCAATGTGTGGATAGTGGCGTGCAGGTCATCTGGGTGGCGCATCTGTCTACGCCGCGCGACATACTCAATCCCGGGACCATTGCGGCGATACGTCGCCTGAAGGCGCACGGAGTCGCGATCAGGAGTCAGAGCCCCATCATGAAGCACATCAGTCTGTTCACGCATCCGGACGGGACGGTGGACATCGACCGTTCAGCGCAAAACTGGATAGACCTCGGCAATCTGCTCGGCATGCTCGGTGTGGGATTCCACTCCATGTACTGCGCGCGACCCACCGGCGAGCACCATTACTTCACCGCGCCGCTTGCCGACATTCACAAGATTTTCAGCAAGGTGTACAAATCTCTGTCGTCGGTCAACCGTCCGTCGCGCTACATCACCATGACCTCGTCGGCGGGCAAAATATCCCTCCTCGGCACCGCGGAGGTGAACGGAGAGACGGTCTTCGCCCTGAAATTCAACGAAGGGCGCAATATGGACTGGATGGACCGGGTGTATCTCGCGCGTTACGACGAACAGGAGAACACCATAGAGAAGCTCTTGCCGTATCAGGGCGAGAAGCATTTCTACGAGGACGAATGTGAGGAGATTGAGCGTCGTCTCGAGGCAGCACTGCGACACGAAATGGCCAGGGCCGGCAACAATGATCAATAAAATTGTATCCTCGGCCGCGGCCGCTGTAGCCGACGTCTTCGATGGAGCTACGGTGCTCATCAGCGGTTTCGGTGAAGCGGGCAGTCCCATCGAACTGATTCACGCGCTGGTGGATCGGGGAGCCCGGGAACTGACCATCGTCAGCAACAATACCGGCAGTGGTCATGTCGGTCTCGCCTCTCTGATCGAACAGGGCTGCGTTCGGAAAATGATCTGTTCCTTTCCCAAGACGGCGAACTCCGTGGTCTTCCCCGCATTGTATGAGCGCGGCGACATCGAGCTCGAACTCGTTCCGCAGGGCACCATGGCTGAGCGCATCCGTTGCGGCGGTGCGGGGATACCCGCGTTCTATACGCCGACCTCTGTGAACACACCTCTGGCCGAGGGAAAGGAACATCGCGATTTTGATGGTGTACCGCACGTGCTTGAACATGCCATTCGCGCGGATTTTGCTTTGGTGAAATGCAGACGTGCCGATCGGTACGGAAATCTCGTGTATAACAAGACAGCACGGAATTTCGGCCCGGTGATGTGTACCGCCGCCCGGGTGACGGTCGTGCAGGCCGGCGAGGTCGTTGATGTCGGAGTGATCGATCCGGAATGTGTCGTGACACCCGGAATTTTCGTGCAGCGCGTGGTGCATGTCGCCCATCCGCAGGATGAATCCACACTCGTCGCCGAAGGCAGGAGGTACCCATGAACGACAAACACGTTGGCTGGGACATGCGCGACGTCGCCCGCAATGTTGCCCATGATATTCCCGACGGCTCCTATGTCAATCTCGGCATAGGTATTCCGGAGCTTGTGGCGGGTTTTGTACCCGAAGGACGCGAACTCCTGTACCACACCGAGAACGGTCTGCTGGGAATGGGCCCCGCAGCGGAAACGGGGAAGGAAGACCCCGAGCTTATCAACGCGGGCAAGAAATGCATCACCGCTCTGCCCGGCGCGTGTTACTTCCACCATGCCGACAGCTTCATGATGATACGCGGCGGGCACATCGATTACTGCGTGCTCGGCGCGTACCAGGTGTCCCAGGAAGGCGATCTGGCCAATTGGTCCACAGGGGAGCCCGGCACTGTACCCGCTGTGGGAGGCGCCATGGATCTTGTCGCCGGCGTGCGCAACATTTTTGTCATCACCCAGCACTGCACCAAGTCCGGTGAATCCAAAATCGTGCGTAGGTGCAGTTATCCGCTGACAGGCAAGGGTGTGGTGACACGCATCTATACCAATTACGCCACTCTGGATGTGCGCGAACGACGACTGTTCGTGCGCGAACTCGCACCCGGCGTGGATATGGATTTCCTCCGCGGCGTGACGGCGGCGGAGCTGCATGAAGCAACCGCGTCAGCACGCGCGTAGATCTGAGAGACACCATGACAACGAACAACAGTGAAGCCATCTACACCAAGGCCTGCGAAGTGCTTCCGGGTGGTGTAAGCCGAAACACCGTGTACCGCCGTCCCCATCCGCATTACGTGGAACACGCGGCCGGTTGCCTGATCACCGATATCGAGGGAGTGACGCGCCTCGATTTCGCAAACAACATGGCGGCGCTGATCCACGGCCACGCGCATCCGGCGATTGTGGAAGCGGTGACCGCACAACTGCAGCGCGGAAGTGCCTATACGATGGCTTCGGGTATAGAGGTCGATTTTGCGGAATTATTGCGGGATCGAACTCCGGGATTCGAAATGCTGCGCTTCGTGAATTCCGGCACCGAAGCCGTCATGGCAATGATCAAGGCCGCCCGCGCTTTTACGGGACGTCCAAAAATCGCGAAAGCGGAAGGGGCGTATCATGGCACCTACGATTTCGCCGAAGTCAGTCAGGTGGCCAATCCCGGAAATTGGGGCGATATCAGCAATCCGAACAGCGTACCGTTGGCCTTCGGCACCCCGCAGGGCGTACTCGATGATGTGGTGATTTTTCCGTACAACGATGTCGAGCGGACCCTGGCCATACTCGACCGCCACGCCGGGGAACTCGCCTGCGTACTCATCGACCCCGTGCCGCATCGCGTGGGTCTGGTCCCCGGCACCGCTGATTTTGTCGAAGCGCTCCATGCCTGGACCCGTCGCAACGACGCGCTGCTGTGCTTCGATGAGGTGGTAACCTTCCGTGTTGCCTACGGCGGCGCACAGGAGAGGTACAGTGTCCGTCCCGATTTGACCGCACTCGGTAAAATTATCGGCGGCGGCTTCCCTGTTGGCGCACTTGCCGGACGTGCGGATGTCATGCAGGTGCTCGATCCGCGCCAGGCGAAGTTGCCCTTCCCGCATTCCGGTACGTTCTCCGCCAATCCGATCACCATGACCGCCGGCTACACCGCTATGACGCTCTTCGATCACGCCGCGGTACAGCGTCTCAACGCCCTGACCGCACAGGCCATCGGGCGCATCGAGGAAGCGATTCGATTGGCGAACGTCCCGGTTTCCATTACCGGCGCAGGTTCCATGTTCCGAATGCACCTTTCCGAGGTAGCGCCGGCCACCTATCGCGAAGCGTGGCAACCGAAAGAGACGCAAAAAGTGATCGAAGAACTCCTGGAATTCATGTACACCGAGGAGCACATCCTCATGATCAACACCTTTGCCTGTATGTTTTCCACCGTGATGGGAACGGCAGAGGTGGACCGCCTCGCTGAAAGCCTCCTCCGCACGTTTCGTGCGCTGAAACCGAACATCGATGCCGTCGCCCGACGGGCAGGAGAATCGCATTCATGAAAGACGTCTATATCTGCGATGCCATTCGCACGCCCATCGGACGCCACGGCGGCGCACTCGCAACCGTTCGGCCGGACGATCTCGCCGCTGCGGTACTCCGCGGTATCCTCGACCGCAATCCTTCCTTACCGCACGACCGCATCAGTGACGTCATTCTCGGCTGTGCCAATCAGGCAGGGGAGGACAACCGCAATGTGGCCCGCATGGCGGTGTTGCTGGCCGGCTTGCCTGACAGCGTACCCGGCATGACCGTGAACCGCCTCTGCGGTTCAGGAATGGATGCGGTGGGGCGTGCCGCGCAGGCCATTCGTGCGGGTGAGGCGGATGTGGTGCTGGCGGGAGGCGTCGAGAGCATGAGCCGCGCGCCGTTCGTTATCGGGAAGGCAGCGGAGGCCTTCTCCCGTAACGTGCAGATGTACGACACCCACCCGGGATGGCGCTTCGTCAATCCATCCCTCGAGACGCTGTATGGTACGGATTCCATGATGCAAACCGCACAGAATCTGGCGACCGACTTCGACATCTCGCGCGAAGATCAGGATGCTTTCGCGTTTCGCAGCCAGGAAAAAGCGGCAGCGGCGCAAACTGATGGCCGCCTCGCGGATGAAATCATTCCGATCACCATCCCTCAATCCAGAGGCAACGCCCTCTGCGTCGATCGCGACGAGCACCCGCGTGCGACGTCCATGGAAAAACTCGCCACGCTCAGATCGCTGAGCGGACCAGCGGGAAGTATCACCGCAGGTAATTCTTCGGGCATTAATGATGGCGCCGCGGCTCTGTTGCTCGCATCGGAAGACGCGGTCAGGAGCTACGGACTTACCCCACGAGTAGTCGTACGGGGAATGGCCGTCGCTGGAGTCCCTCCGCGCATCATGGGTATCGGACCCGTACCGGCGACGAAGTCGCTTCTCGCCAGGCTCGGCATGGCACTCGGGCAGATGGATGTGATCGAGCTCAACGAAGCCTTCGCCGCGCAGGCCCTGGCCTGTCTGCGCGTACTTGATATACCCGACGACGATGCACGTGTCAATCCCCGAGGCGGCGCTATAGCGTTCGGTCATCCGTTGGGCATGAGCGGTGCGCGGCTGATCGTCACAGCCACGTCGCAATTGGTGCATACCGGTGGCAGAAATGCCCTGT
Proteins encoded in this region:
- a CDS encoding 2-oxoacid:acceptor oxidoreductase family protein, with the protein product MVEEVIFAGFGGQGVLSMGQVLSYAGMIENREVCWMPSYGPEMRGGTANCIVTISSNEISSPIIGRFDTVVALNQPSLDKFQDAVKPGGTLIYDSTNIIDPPTRTDVDIVPIPASEEAVKLKNTKIMNMIVLGAFIEKRKTVQIATVLEALKKVLPERHHHLIPLNETALLRGAELAQSSVPVA
- the pcaF gene encoding 3-oxoadipyl-CoA thiolase; amino-acid sequence: MKDVYICDAIRTPIGRHGGALATVRPDDLAAAVLRGILDRNPSLPHDRISDVILGCANQAGEDNRNVARMAVLLAGLPDSVPGMTVNRLCGSGMDAVGRAAQAIRAGEADVVLAGGVESMSRAPFVIGKAAEAFSRNVQMYDTHPGWRFVNPSLETLYGTDSMMQTAQNLATDFDISREDQDAFAFRSQEKAAAAQTDGRLADEIIPITIPQSRGNALCVDRDEHPRATSMEKLATLRSLSGPAGSITAGNSSGINDGAAALLLASEDAVRSYGLTPRVVVRGMAVAGVPPRIMGIGPVPATKSLLARLGMALGQMDVIELNEAFAAQALACLRVLDIPDDDARVNPRGGAIAFGHPLGMSGARLIVTATSQLVHTGGRNALCTMCIGVGQGIAMVIERV
- a CDS encoding thiamine pyrophosphate-dependent enzyme; the encoded protein is MEHTQEIEHNYEGLDVVCERPSTLVDARMHYCPGCGHGVAHRIIMEAVQELGIQSNTVGVAPVGCSVFAYHYMNIDMQEAAHGRATAVATGIKRCLPDKYVFTYQGDGDLAAIGTGETLHTVNRGENILIVFINNAIYGMTGGQMAPTTLIGQKTSTSPYGRETQFNGNPLKITELLAMLPGAFYVTRQAVNTPVNVRKAKKAIMNGFKWQALKKGTCFVEIVSNCPTNWGMKPVESNKWLEEHMLPFFPLGDLKVPSKEDLENG
- a CDS encoding aspartate aminotransferase family protein, encoding MTTNNSEAIYTKACEVLPGGVSRNTVYRRPHPHYVEHAAGCLITDIEGVTRLDFANNMAALIHGHAHPAIVEAVTAQLQRGSAYTMASGIEVDFAELLRDRTPGFEMLRFVNSGTEAVMAMIKAARAFTGRPKIAKAEGAYHGTYDFAEVSQVANPGNWGDISNPNSVPLAFGTPQGVLDDVVIFPYNDVERTLAILDRHAGELACVLIDPVPHRVGLVPGTADFVEALHAWTRRNDALLCFDEVVTFRVAYGGAQERYSVRPDLTALGKIIGGGFPVGALAGRADVMQVLDPRQAKLPFPHSGTFSANPITMTAGYTAMTLFDHAAVQRLNALTAQAIGRIEEAIRLANVPVSITGAGSMFRMHLSEVAPATYREAWQPKETQKVIEELLEFMYTEEHILMINTFACMFSTVMGTAEVDRLAESLLRTFRALKPNIDAVARRAGESHS
- a CDS encoding DUF1573 domain-containing protein encodes the protein MMRRSTATTTLFFLLTLTIAAQPARFATLSHDFGEMGQNEARSFVFLVTNTGADVLRLTPPRASCGCTAVLLSQSELQPGDSARIEVEFRSGPAMLGPVNKSVQVGHLVNGKERELATLRIQADVVGIVRYDPGMIEFRSVLGKEFRSTVRLISRSEQPIRITEITPALMMYADSSDGNTYHVDHVVAMPFEDVRVKPSAEEIPPGGEVELECVFTLRNKGQLNGAIRVALDRSEIRIPVVGVILRSGP
- a CDS encoding DUF1573 domain-containing protein, which encodes MRTASTLIAAALLIFGLSATAHAQATDNSCFALEGTSDYYFGEIDQNATVEHTFVFKNNCDRVIEIGSARASCGCTAAVISENSIAPGKEAKIQVKFTPPKGTRGRTTKTVSVYLKDEQQPHTVIRFSATVQTDIDVQPQYIQLMGGEVGKEISGVTTVKNVSQKELNIADVSVSMTTYADTSGTGNVVGLPLTNARVSPERFTLKAGESRDVTVFVTPQYKGQISGAVRLKAGDNEGMIQVFGVIRDATPNLQRSDAGQMLNSAPGR
- a CDS encoding 3-oxoacid CoA-transferase subunit A, with protein sequence MINKIVSSAAAAVADVFDGATVLISGFGEAGSPIELIHALVDRGARELTIVSNNTGSGHVGLASLIEQGCVRKMICSFPKTANSVVFPALYERGDIELELVPQGTMAERIRCGGAGIPAFYTPTSVNTPLAEGKEHRDFDGVPHVLEHAIRADFALVKCRRADRYGNLVYNKTARNFGPVMCTAARVTVVQAGEVVDVGVIDPECVVTPGIFVQRVVHVAHPQDESTLVAEGRRYP
- a CDS encoding 3-methyl-2-oxobutanoate dehydrogenase subunit VorB; this encodes MGELRLMKGNEALAEAAIRAGMDAYFGYPITPQSEVLEYLTREAYNRTQCTILQAESEIASINMVYGAAGAGQRVMTTSSSPGISLMQEGISYIAGAELPCLLANVNRGGPGLGTIQPSQGDYFQSVKGGGHGDYRLIVLAPATVQEMADFVLDGWLLAEKYRNPVLILTDGALGQMMEKVELRDQEPRGNRPVPSWATVGKDAGRERNIITSLFIQPEQMEQVNLRLQAKYREIEKNEIRVQEIETADADFVLVAYGLSARISRKVAEILRAEGIKVGLIRPITLWPYPYQTIADAAAHAKGFFVLELNAGQMVEDVRLAVNGRCPVEQYGRMGGIIPSPEEVAEVARKMYSKL
- a CDS encoding 3-oxoacid CoA-transferase subunit B, translating into MNDKHVGWDMRDVARNVAHDIPDGSYVNLGIGIPELVAGFVPEGRELLYHTENGLLGMGPAAETGKEDPELINAGKKCITALPGACYFHHADSFMMIRGGHIDYCVLGAYQVSQEGDLANWSTGEPGTVPAVGGAMDLVAGVRNIFVITQHCTKSGESKIVRRCSYPLTGKGVVTRIYTNYATLDVRERRLFVRELAPGVDMDFLRGVTAAELHEATASARA